From Pongo pygmaeus isolate AG05252 chromosome 1, NHGRI_mPonPyg2-v2.0_pri, whole genome shotgun sequence, one genomic window encodes:
- the RAB29 gene encoding ras-related protein Rab-7L1 isoform X1, whose product MGSRDHLFKVLVVGDAAVGKTSLVQRYSQDSFSKHYKSTVGVDFALKVLQWSDYEIVRLQLWDIAGQERFTSMTRLYYRDASACVIMFDVTNATTFSNSQRWKQDLDSKLTLPNGEPVPCLLLANKCDLSPWAVSRDQIDRFSKENGFTGWTETSVKENKNINEAMRVLIEKMMRNSTEDIMSLSTQGDYINLQTKSSSWSCC is encoded by the exons ATGGGCAGCCGCGACCACCTGTTCAAAGTGCTGGTGGTGGGGGACGCCGCAGTGGGCAAGACGTCGCTGGTGCAGCGATATTCCCAGGACAGCTTCAGCAAACACTACAAGTCCACGGTGGGAG TGGATTTTGCTCTGAAGGTTCTCCAGTGGTCTGACTACGAGATAGTGCGGCTTCAGCTGTGGGATATTGCAG GGCAGGAGCGCTTCACCTCTATGACACGACTGTATTATCGGGACGCCTCTGCCTGTGTTATTATGTTTGACGTTACCAATGCCACTACCTTCAGCAACAGCCAGAGGTGGAAACAGGACCTAGACAGCAAGCTCACACTACCCAATGGAGAGCCGGTGCCCTGCCTGCTCTTGGCCAACAAG TGTGATCTGTCCCCTTGGGCAGTGAGTCGGGACCAGATTGACCGGTTCAGTAAAGAGAATGGTTTCACAGGTTGGACAGAAACATCAGTCAAGGAGAACAAAAATATTAATGAGGCTATGAG agtCCTCATTGAAAAGATGATGAGAAATTCCACAGAAGATATCATGTCTTTGTCCACCCAAGGGGACTACATCAATCTACAAACCAAGTCCTCCAGCTGGTCCTGCTGCTAA
- the RAB29 gene encoding ras-related protein Rab-7L1 isoform X2: MTRLYYRDASACVIMFDVTNATTFSNSQRWKQDLDSKLTLPNGEPVPCLLLANKCDLSPWAVSRDQIDRFSKENGFTGWTETSVKENKNINEAMRVLIEKMMRNSTEDIMSLSTQGDYINLQTKSSSWSCC, translated from the exons ATGACACGACTGTATTATCGGGACGCCTCTGCCTGTGTTATTATGTTTGACGTTACCAATGCCACTACCTTCAGCAACAGCCAGAGGTGGAAACAGGACCTAGACAGCAAGCTCACACTACCCAATGGAGAGCCGGTGCCCTGCCTGCTCTTGGCCAACAAG TGTGATCTGTCCCCTTGGGCAGTGAGTCGGGACCAGATTGACCGGTTCAGTAAAGAGAATGGTTTCACAGGTTGGACAGAAACATCAGTCAAGGAGAACAAAAATATTAATGAGGCTATGAG agtCCTCATTGAAAAGATGATGAGAAATTCCACAGAAGATATCATGTCTTTGTCCACCCAAGGGGACTACATCAATCTACAAACCAAGTCCTCCAGCTGGTCCTGCTGCTAA